In the Treponema maltophilum ATCC 51939 genome, CTGCTGTACGGCGCGGCATTCGGAATTGCTTTCGGTATGCTTTCCGCCTTTATTTTACGTAAATTCAAATTTTCCGAAGCGGGATTCGATTCGGCCTTCGTTATCGGAGCGGCCGTGCTCTCGTACGCGCTGCCGTCCCTTATCGGCGGGAACGGGTACCTTTCGGCATACATAGCGGGCATTATTTTAGGCAACAGTACCATCCCGCACAAAAAGCCGCTCGTCCATTTTTTTGACGGCATAACCGGCCTCGTGCAAATGTTCGTTTTTTTTCTGCTCGGTCTTTTGGCTGCGCCTTCGGATATATACAAGGTGATGTTCCCGTCCGTTGCAATAGCGCTTTTTTTAACGCTTGTGTCGCGGCCATTGGCGGTTTTTTTGTTGCTCACGCCCTTCCGCTTTCCCGTGCGTCAACAGCTGCTCGTATCGTGGGCGGGACTCAGAGGCGCCGCATCGATCGTTTTTGCCGTTATGGCGGTCAGCGCGATACAGAGCTATCCGCACGGCGGTTTGCAGCACGATGTGTTTCATATAGTTTTTTGCATCGTTCTTTTTTCGATTCTTGTACAGGGCAGCCTGCTGCCGTTTGCGGCAAAAGCGCTCAAAATGATAGACGACAGCACAAACGTCCTGCATACGTTCAACGATTATCCCGACGAAATTCCCGTGCGTTTTATTCAGGTAACGCAGCCGAAAGAACACCCGTGGAACGGGCAGGAAATTAAGGATCTCGTGCTTCCGCCGGAGACGCTGTTGGTACTCATTTTGCGCGGAGCGGAACGCCTTATTCCGCGCGGAGGAACCGTCATCCAAAGCGGCGACATCTTGGTACTTGCGGCGCGCGTTTTTACCGAACAAACAAACGACGCCGCGCGCGAAGAAGAATTGGTTGAAATGCCGATCGGCAAACTGCACGATTGGGCGGGAAAAACGCTTGCGGAAATCGCGTCGGAAAAAATGTTCATTGTGCTTATAAAACGCAACAGCCGCCTTATCATTCCCAAAGGCGACACACGCCTTGCCGCAGGCGACGTACTCGTTGTCGAACAAAACGCGGTATAAAAGACGCTGCCGCAGAGTCCTAATCGTTCGGCCTGAGATAAAACCGCCCGGAAATTTCTTTCGAGCGCACAACATTTATAAACGCGCCCGGATCGGCCTTTTTTATTTTGGGAATCACACGGCGCACTTCGTCGCCCGAAACGACCGAATACAAAAGGTCGCGGTCGGTGTGATTATAGCAGCCGTACCCGTGAAACACCGTTGCACCGTGATGCGTGTCTACCTTGATGACTTCAAACACTTCTTCGGTTTTGGTCGTTATGACGAACAGCGTCATCTTTTGGTAGCGCCGATACAGATAGTTTAAAAGCTGCGTCGACGTAAACTGGAACAAAATCGAATACAGCGCGCGGTCCCAGCCGAACATAAAACCGTCCACCGCCAATATGCACATATTGGCAACGAGAATATAATTCCACGCATCGCGCCCGTATTTTTCGGAAATAAAAATCGCGATAAAGTCGGTTCCGCCGCTGGTCGCTCCGGCAAACAGACACAGGCTGATTGCCAGCGCGTTAAAAAACCCTCCGAAAACGGCCGCCAAAAGGATGTCGTCAGTAAAAGGATGAAGCGGCAACATGTCGGTTAAAAGGCCGGAAAGAATAATCATGAGAACCGAATAAAGCGTGTAGTTTTTGCCGATAAACCGAAAGCTGATCATGGCCGGAATGCTGTTCAAGATAAAATTGATAACGCTGAACGGAACAGTTGTGTGCGCAAAACGAAAAAAGATTTGCTGAATAAGCAGCGTCAAACCCGTAAAGCCGCCCGGCAAAAGAGAGCCTGCGCGGACAAAGATTTTGATGTTTGCGGAAAAAAGAACGGATGCGAAAATAATTAAAAACAGGCGCTTGATTTTTCCGCCGATTTTTTGCGCGTTTGCTTTATCCATACTATTTTGAAAATTCATCGTAGAATTTAAACAACTCGGGGTACCATCGACGCAGCGTTTCGTCCGTGCCGTTGTACAATTCGTGGTTCGCACCGGGACAAACCGCCAAACGCGCCGAAGGAACGGCTTCGACGAAGCGGTTTTGCCCGCCGTTGGAAACCGTTGCGTCTTTTTCCGCCTGAAAAACGAGAATCGGTTCGGTAATTTTTTTAAGCGCTTTTTTCTTAAAAATACGGTTTATGGCCTTAACCGATTCGTCCAGCCAAGCGACGGTTCCACCCCATGTTTGGTAGCGCTTTTGCGCATGCCGCTTGTTAAAATGGTACAAAAAGCGGTTTTTGCTGCACGTAAGCGCTTTTTCCGCAGAAAACGAATAGGTGCCGTCGAATTTCTTTTGACCGGGAAAATACATTTTTCCCTTGCCGAAAACGCGCAGCATTTTTACGAAAAGATGCGCCGTGTTTTGAGAACGTTTTTTCGGAAAGAACTCCAGCATCGGGGAAGCGAGAACGGCCGCCTTAAAAACGGAAGGGTGCTGTTCCAAAAACAATGCGGCAACCGCTCCGCCCATAGAATGCGAAAACAAAAGCAGGGGCAGCGCTTTTCCGCCGTCCCGTTCTTTTCCGTCGCCCAGCGTTTTCCCCAATTCCGCTGCAAGCGGTTCGGCAATTTTTACAACAACTTCATACGCACAGTCTACATAGGTTTGAAAACGCTCGATATGCACTTTGGAGGAATCGTCGATTTCCCGTCCCGAAAATCCGTGCCCGAATTCATCAAAGCGGCACAGCGCGTAGCCCTGCTGCAAAATATAATAGGTGAATTCGTCGAATTTGGAACAGAATTCGCAAAAACCGTGAAACAACACGATAAGACCGCGTACCTTTTTCGCATCCGGAACCAAGGTTTCGCAATAGATATCTTTGCCGTTTTCGGTTTTAAGCCTATGATCTTTGCGCAGCCTGTTTACGAATGGAACGACGCGCTCATCCATATCGCGCGCAAAATCGGCGTCGCTTAAAGGTTCAAAGCCGGGATAGCTTTGCACCCTATCGAGTACGGTTGTCATAATTTACCATCCTCCGGAAGCACCGCCGCCTCCGAATCCGCCTCCGCCGCCCGAAAAGCCGCCTCCGGAGCCCCCGCCGAAAGAACTGCCGCCCCAAGAGC is a window encoding:
- a CDS encoding alpha/beta fold hydrolase, encoding MTTVLDRVQSYPGFEPLSDADFARDMDERVVPFVNRLRKDHRLKTENGKDIYCETLVPDAKKVRGLIVLFHGFCEFCSKFDEFTYYILQQGYALCRFDEFGHGFSGREIDDSSKVHIERFQTYVDCAYEVVVKIAEPLAAELGKTLGDGKERDGGKALPLLLFSHSMGGAVAALFLEQHPSVFKAAVLASPMLEFFPKKRSQNTAHLFVKMLRVFGKGKMYFPGQKKFDGTYSFSAEKALTCSKNRFLYHFNKRHAQKRYQTWGGTVAWLDESVKAINRIFKKKALKKITEPILVFQAEKDATVSNGGQNRFVEAVPSARLAVCPGANHELYNGTDETLRRWYPELFKFYDEFSK
- a CDS encoding YitT family protein; its protein translation is MNFQNSMDKANAQKIGGKIKRLFLIIFASVLFSANIKIFVRAGSLLPGGFTGLTLLIQQIFFRFAHTTVPFSVINFILNSIPAMISFRFIGKNYTLYSVLMIILSGLLTDMLPLHPFTDDILLAAVFGGFFNALAISLCLFAGATSGGTDFIAIFISEKYGRDAWNYILVANMCILAVDGFMFGWDRALYSILFQFTSTQLLNYLYRRYQKMTLFVITTKTEEVFEVIKVDTHHGATVFHGYGCYNHTDRDLLYSVVSGDEVRRVIPKIKKADPGAFINVVRSKEISGRFYLRPND
- a CDS encoding potassium/proton antiporter — its product is MALFLLTVSAVIFLCVLLNKVSSRLGIPMLLAFIVLGMVFGSDGLFKISFTNYAVAEQLCSTALIFIMFYGGFGTKWSAAKPVAVQSFLLSTAGVVFTAVFTALFCYFVLHISASESFLLGAVISSTDAASVFYILRSKKLNLKHNTASLLEAESGSNDPMSYMLTIIALSILEEQSGGQGKSIASLIYLIISQLLYGAAFGIAFGMLSAFILRKFKFSEAGFDSAFVIGAAVLSYALPSLIGGNGYLSAYIAGIILGNSTIPHKKPLVHFFDGITGLVQMFVFFLLGLLAAPSDIYKVMFPSVAIALFLTLVSRPLAVFLLLTPFRFPVRQQLLVSWAGLRGAASIVFAVMAVSAIQSYPHGGLQHDVFHIVFCIVLFSILVQGSLLPFAAKALKMIDDSTNVLHTFNDYPDEIPVRFIQVTQPKEHPWNGQEIKDLVLPPETLLVLILRGAERLIPRGGTVIQSGDILVLAARVFTEQTNDAAREEELVEMPIGKLHDWAGKTLAEIASEKMFIVLIKRNSRLIIPKGDTRLAAGDVLVVEQNAV